The genomic segment ATGACCACGGTGCGGGCATGGGCGAGGATGATTCCGGCGGCGGCCGGCTGGTCCCCGGCATGGACCACGCCGATCCGGGCCTGGTCCCCGTAGGCGGCGATGACCGCCCGCAGCCAAGCCAAGCCATGCACCGGCGAGCCCAGGTCGCGCATGTTCCGGGAGAAAACCCGGTAGAAATCCGCCAGCAGCTCCTCCCCGCCCAGTCGGGCAGTCAATCCGTCCTTGCCGGCCCGGTTGACCTGGCTGCGCAGTTTGGACTTGAACCCGGCCCACAGCGCATCGGCTGATCCGGGCAGCTCCAGCAGCATCCGGCACTTGTCCGTGATCTGGCCAAACCCGCCGTGGGCCTCGATGAATGGACTTGGCGCGGCGCAGCGGATTTCCAAACCGGCCCGGCGCTCCCGGGCCAACCCCACGGCCCGCTCCAGCAGGGCCGCGGCGGTTTCGGGGTTATCGGCCAGCAGCCCGCCGTAGTCGCAAAACGGCAGAGACACCAGCTTGGCCCGGGAAAGAGGCAGGGGTGGCTTGATCAAAACCAGCGGCAGCCCCCCAGCCAGCACGTCATCCCGGAACGCACCCAGGTACAGACCCTGATGCCCATACCCCCGCTCCACGGCCTGCTTCCAGCCTGTAGTCAGGTACGCCCCGCCCTGGGGATGGGACTGGACGTAGGCGTCCCAGGCGGGGTGGGTTGGGGAGGCGGAGATGAGGGGAGGGAGAGAGGGAGGGAGGAGGTGGATTTTGGGCATGTGTTTGGGGATGGAGGGATGGAGGGATGGGGGGATGGGGGGATGGGGGGATGGGGGGATGGAGGGATGGAGGGATGGAGGGATGGAGGGACTTGTCACTCTTCCTGCTCTCCCT from the Desulfonatronum thioautotrophicum genome contains:
- a CDS encoding FemAB family XrtA/PEP-CTERM system-associated protein; amino-acid sequence: MPKIHLLPPSLPPLISASPTHPAWDAYVQSHPQGGAYLTTGWKQAVERGYGHQGLYLGAFRDDVLAGGLPLVLIKPPLPLSRAKLVSLPFCDYGGLLADNPETAAALLERAVGLARERRAGLEIRCAAPSPFIEAHGGFGQITDKCRMLLELPGSADALWAGFKSKLRSQVNRAGKDGLTARLGGEELLADFYRVFSRNMRDLGSPVHGLAWLRAVIAAYGDQARIGVVHAGDQPAAAGIILAHARTVVIPWASALREYNRLSPNMLLYWTFLRYAADQGFAQFDFGRSTPGEGTYKFKQQWGARPAPLAWYRLGAATGGQDPEQSGTLRSAVETVWRRLPLSVATALGPWLRRYVDR